A single Microbacterium protaetiae DNA region contains:
- the argB gene encoding acetylglutamate kinase, producing the protein MTDIDLQDTDPDEASARALTLIESLPWLRRFRDQIIVIKYGGNAMVSDELQDAFAADIAYLRYVGVQPVVVHGGGPQISSMLDRLAIPSEFKGGYRVTSTEAISVVRMVLTGQINPQLVAKINAHGPLATGLSGEDAGLFGGRRRGVVIDGVEHDLGRVGDVVQVDPQPIHDHLAAGRIPVVSSIAPDLDNPGHSLNVNADTAAAALAIALGAAKLVILTDVAGLYADWPRRDSLVSHLTASELRAMLPRLESGMIPKMRACLDAVDAGVETAAIIDGRVPHSVLVELFTEKGIGTEVAAQ; encoded by the coding sequence ATGACAGACATCGATCTGCAAGACACCGACCCCGACGAAGCGTCGGCCAGAGCGCTGACTCTCATCGAGTCGCTGCCCTGGCTGCGCCGGTTTCGTGACCAGATCATCGTGATCAAGTACGGCGGAAACGCCATGGTCTCCGATGAGTTGCAAGATGCCTTCGCCGCTGACATCGCCTATCTGCGCTATGTCGGGGTACAGCCGGTCGTCGTGCACGGCGGCGGGCCGCAGATCTCCTCGATGCTCGACCGGCTCGCCATTCCCAGCGAGTTCAAGGGCGGGTACCGGGTGACCTCCACCGAGGCGATCTCGGTGGTGCGCATGGTGCTCACCGGCCAGATAAACCCGCAGCTGGTCGCGAAGATCAACGCACATGGGCCGCTGGCCACGGGCCTGTCGGGCGAAGACGCCGGACTTTTCGGCGGTCGCCGGCGCGGGGTCGTCATCGACGGCGTCGAACACGATCTGGGCCGGGTGGGCGATGTCGTGCAGGTCGACCCGCAACCCATCCATGACCATCTGGCCGCCGGCCGGATTCCTGTGGTTTCCTCGATTGCGCCCGATCTCGACAACCCCGGGCACTCCCTGAACGTGAACGCCGACACCGCCGCGGCGGCTCTGGCCATCGCCCTGGGAGCGGCCAAACTCGTCATCCTCACCGATGTGGCGGGCCTGTACGCCGACTGGCCCCGCCGCGACTCGTTGGTCTCGCACCTGACCGCTTCCGAACTGCGCGCCATGCTGCCGCGTCTGGAATCCGGCATGATCCCGAAGATGCGCGCGTGTCTGGACGCCGTCGACGCCGGCGTCGAGACCGCGGCCATCATCGACGGGCGAGTACCGCACTCGGTGCTCGTCGAACTCTTCACTGAAAAAGGCATCGGCACGGAGGTGGCCGCACAATGA
- a CDS encoding ABC transporter ATP-binding protein has translation MLGVVTDAPALQLSGLVKRFGDKVAVAGIDLQVPVGSFFGLVGPNGAGKTTTLSMATGLLRPDAGSAAAHGIDVWQDPVGAKRIIGNLADGVRLFDRLTGEQLLTYTAMMFGIPRAEIGPRVDDLLTMMDLRAAAGTIVADYSAGMTKKIALACALVHAPRLLVLDEPFESVDPVSAANIEDVLRGYTASGGSVIVSSHSMDLVQRMCDHVAIIAGGRVLAAGTIDQVRDGESLQDRFVALVGGRHTTQGPAWLRQS, from the coding sequence ATGCTCGGGGTCGTGACTGATGCACCCGCGCTGCAGTTGAGTGGACTCGTCAAGCGTTTCGGTGACAAGGTCGCCGTCGCCGGCATCGACCTGCAGGTGCCCGTCGGCTCGTTCTTCGGGTTGGTCGGACCCAACGGTGCCGGCAAGACGACCACCTTGTCGATGGCCACGGGGCTGCTGCGTCCCGATGCCGGAAGTGCGGCTGCGCACGGCATCGACGTGTGGCAAGACCCCGTCGGTGCCAAACGCATCATCGGCAACCTCGCCGACGGCGTGCGATTGTTCGACCGGCTCACCGGCGAACAGCTTCTCACCTACACGGCGATGATGTTCGGCATCCCTCGGGCCGAGATCGGGCCGCGGGTGGACGATCTGCTCACGATGATGGATCTGCGCGCAGCGGCCGGCACGATCGTCGCCGACTATTCGGCCGGAATGACCAAGAAGATCGCCCTGGCGTGTGCGCTGGTGCATGCCCCTCGTCTGCTCGTGCTCGACGAGCCGTTCGAATCGGTCGACCCGGTCTCGGCCGCCAACATCGAAGACGTGCTGCGCGGCTACACCGCCTCGGGCGGGTCGGTCATCGTCTCGAGCCACTCGATGGACCTCGTGCAGCGCATGTGCGATCACGTCGCCATCATCGCGGGCGGCCGGGTGCTGGCCGCGGGCACCATCGACCAGGTGCGCGACGGCGAGAGCCTGCAAGACCGCTTCGTCGCCCTCGTCGGCGGCCGACACACCACACAGGGGCCCGCGTGGTTGCGACAGTCCTGA
- a CDS encoding acetylornithine transaminase — MTTWQDEASRDLLNLGGRLALLVRGEGSHVWDADGVRYLDFLGGIAVNALGHAHPVFVDAAAKQAATLAHVSNYFATPQQLELAARLKRLAGAGQSGHVFFANSGSEANETAIKLARLHAHKTGKKTILSLAGAFHGRTMGSLSLTPKPAYQDPFRPLLPDVAHIEVTVEALERALADDTVAALFVEPIQGEAGVVPLPDGFLRRARELTTEHGALLIVDEVQTGVGRTGEWFAFQREGIIPDAMSLAKGIAAGFPLGALVTFGENDLFYPGTHNSTFGGNPLATAVGNAVLAEIENTDLLANVTTRGTQLRNAVRGVPLVTGTRGAGLLIGITLSAPVAADVRDAAQRRGLIVNAPTADVIRIAPAYTIGDAEVDEFTTLFTAALAEVAASHPKESK, encoded by the coding sequence ATGACGACCTGGCAGGATGAGGCATCCCGCGATCTTTTGAACCTCGGCGGTCGGCTCGCACTTCTCGTGCGCGGTGAGGGCTCACACGTCTGGGATGCCGACGGTGTGCGCTACCTCGACTTTCTCGGCGGCATCGCCGTCAACGCGCTCGGCCATGCGCACCCCGTCTTCGTCGACGCGGCCGCGAAGCAGGCGGCCACCCTTGCGCACGTGTCGAACTACTTCGCCACGCCGCAGCAGCTCGAGCTGGCCGCGCGTCTGAAGCGGCTGGCGGGAGCCGGCCAGAGCGGTCACGTCTTCTTCGCGAATTCGGGGTCTGAGGCGAACGAGACAGCGATCAAGCTCGCGCGACTGCACGCCCACAAGACCGGCAAGAAGACGATCCTGAGCCTTGCCGGCGCGTTCCACGGGCGCACGATGGGTTCGCTCTCGCTCACGCCGAAGCCGGCGTACCAAGACCCCTTCCGGCCGCTGCTGCCCGATGTCGCGCACATCGAGGTGACGGTGGAGGCGCTGGAGCGGGCACTGGCCGACGACACGGTCGCGGCCCTTTTCGTCGAGCCGATTCAGGGTGAAGCCGGCGTCGTGCCGCTGCCTGATGGCTTCTTGCGCCGCGCGCGGGAGCTGACCACCGAGCACGGGGCGCTCCTCATCGTCGACGAGGTGCAGACCGGAGTGGGGCGTACGGGGGAGTGGTTCGCTTTTCAGCGCGAGGGCATCATCCCTGATGCGATGAGCCTGGCCAAGGGCATCGCGGCCGGCTTCCCCCTGGGCGCTCTGGTCACTTTCGGCGAGAACGACCTGTTCTACCCGGGTACGCACAACTCGACCTTCGGTGGCAACCCGCTGGCCACCGCCGTCGGCAACGCGGTGCTCGCCGAGATCGAGAACACCGATCTGCTGGCCAACGTCACCACGCGCGGCACCCAGCTGCGCAACGCCGTCCGCGGGGTGCCGTTGGTGACCGGCACCCGCGGGGCAGGACTGCTGATCGGTATCACGCTGTCTGCGCCGGTGGCGGCAGATGTGCGGGATGCCGCGCAGCGGCGTGGTCTCATCGTCAACGCGCCCACCGCCGACGTGATCCGCATCGCCCCCGCATACACGATCGGCGACGCCGAAGTCGATGAGTTCACCACCCTTTTCACCGCCGCGCTCGCCGAGGTCGCGGCATCCCACCCGAAGGAGTCGAAGTGA
- the argH gene encoding argininosuccinate lyase: MSDDSPTTEKHGTNEGALWGARFASGPSAELAALSKSTHFDWALAPYDIAGSRAHAVALHAAGYLSDQQLAGMRDALDRLAADVASGAFAAADSDEDVHGALERGLIERAGTDLGGRLRAGRSRNDQIATLVRLYLLDHAKTIAHGILRLIDAIVAQAEEHPDAIMPGRTHLQHAQPILLAHHLQAHGWPLVRDLERLRDWASRARVSPYGGGALAGSSLGLDPALVARELGLDRPAENSLDGTAARDVVAEFAFIAAQIGIDLSRFAEDVILWNTREFGFVTLDDGYSTGSSIMPQKKNPDIAELARGKAGRVVGNLTGLLTTLKGLPIAYNRDLQEDKEPVFDSVDTLELLLPAFAGMVATMRFDTVRMAQLAPEGFSLTTDVADWLVRQGVPFRDAHEISGALVQACEQRGIGLQDAADELLAEVSPHLTPAVRDVLTIEGSVASRDGVGGTAPVRVAEQRAELIARAQAAAHTLGL; the protein is encoded by the coding sequence GTGAGCGACGACAGCCCGACCACTGAAAAGCACGGCACGAACGAGGGGGCCCTCTGGGGCGCCCGATTCGCCTCCGGCCCCTCTGCCGAGTTGGCGGCGCTGAGCAAGTCGACGCACTTCGACTGGGCGCTGGCGCCCTATGACATCGCCGGGTCGCGGGCGCACGCCGTGGCGCTGCACGCGGCCGGCTACCTGAGCGACCAACAGCTCGCGGGCATGCGCGATGCGCTCGACCGGCTCGCCGCCGACGTCGCCTCGGGCGCGTTCGCCGCCGCCGACAGCGACGAAGACGTGCACGGCGCCTTGGAGCGCGGTCTCATCGAACGTGCGGGCACCGACCTGGGCGGGCGCTTGCGGGCCGGGCGCAGCCGCAACGACCAGATCGCCACCCTCGTGCGGCTGTATCTGCTCGACCATGCCAAGACCATCGCCCACGGCATCCTGCGTCTGATCGACGCCATCGTCGCGCAAGCCGAAGAACACCCCGACGCGATCATGCCGGGGCGCACACACCTGCAGCACGCGCAGCCGATTCTGCTCGCGCACCACCTGCAGGCGCACGGTTGGCCTCTGGTGCGCGATCTCGAGCGCTTGCGCGACTGGGCGTCCCGCGCTCGGGTGAGCCCGTACGGCGGGGGAGCGCTGGCCGGTTCCAGCCTCGGGCTCGACCCGGCCCTGGTCGCGCGCGAGCTCGGGCTGGATCGTCCGGCCGAGAACTCCCTCGACGGCACCGCAGCGCGCGACGTCGTCGCCGAGTTCGCCTTCATCGCCGCGCAGATCGGCATCGACCTCTCCCGCTTCGCCGAAGACGTCATCCTCTGGAACACCCGCGAGTTCGGCTTCGTCACGCTCGACGACGGCTACTCGACCGGCTCGAGCATCATGCCGCAGAAGAAGAACCCCGACATCGCCGAGCTCGCCCGTGGAAAGGCCGGCCGGGTGGTCGGCAACCTCACCGGGCTGCTCACCACGCTGAAGGGGCTGCCCATCGCCTACAACCGCGACTTGCAAGAGGACAAAGAGCCCGTCTTCGACTCGGTCGACACCCTCGAGCTTCTGCTGCCCGCTTTCGCCGGCATGGTCGCGACGATGCGGTTCGACACCGTGCGGATGGCTCAGCTGGCCCCGGAGGGCTTTTCGCTCACGACGGATGTCGCGGACTGGCTCGTGCGGCAGGGGGTGCCTTTCCGCGACGCCCACGAGATCTCGGGGGCGCTCGTCCAGGCGTGTGAGCAGCGCGGGATCGGACTGCAGGATGCCGCCGACGAGCTGCTCGCTGAGGTCTCGCCGCACTTGACCCCGGCCGTGCGCGACGTGCTCACCATCGAAGGGTCGGTGGCCAGCCGCGACGGCGTCGGCGGAACGGCCCCCGTACGCGTCGCCGAGCAGCGCGCCGAACTCATCGCGCGGGCTCAGGCGGCCGCGCACACACTGGGTCTCTAG
- the argJ gene encoding bifunctional glutamate N-acetyltransferase/amino-acid acetyltransferase ArgJ — MTVTAAKGFEAAGVVAGLKSTGKPDVAVVVNRGPAKVGAAVFTSNRAKANPILWSQQAVSDGVVEAVVLNSGGANCFTGTFGFQTTHQTAEKAAELLGVSSGDILVCSTGLIGTGDEIFRAKVLDGVEKGVAALSADGGAAAASAIMTTDTVSKTAVRERDGWTIGGMAKGAGMLAPGLATMLVVITTDAVLDAADADAHLRHATHVSFDRLDSDGCMSTNDQVTLLASGASGVVPDPEAFRAALTAVCIELAEKLQGDAEGASHDITIEVRHAASESDAVEVGRSVARNNLFKAAIFGNDPNWGRVLAAIGTTQADFDPYEVDVWMNGVRVCTDGGPDAPREDVDLTPRATHVVIDLKSGEATVRILTNDLTHDYVHENSAYSS; from the coding sequence GTGACCGTCACCGCAGCGAAGGGGTTCGAGGCGGCCGGCGTCGTCGCGGGCCTGAAATCCACCGGCAAGCCCGATGTGGCCGTCGTCGTCAACCGGGGTCCCGCCAAGGTCGGCGCCGCCGTGTTCACGAGCAATCGCGCCAAGGCCAACCCGATCCTGTGGTCGCAGCAGGCCGTCTCTGACGGCGTCGTCGAAGCCGTTGTTCTCAACTCGGGCGGGGCGAACTGCTTCACCGGAACGTTCGGCTTCCAGACCACTCATCAGACCGCTGAGAAGGCCGCCGAGCTGCTGGGCGTGAGCTCCGGCGACATCCTGGTGTGCTCGACGGGCCTCATCGGCACCGGCGACGAGATCTTTCGTGCGAAGGTGCTCGACGGTGTCGAAAAGGGAGTCGCGGCATTGTCCGCCGACGGCGGCGCGGCTGCGGCATCCGCGATCATGACCACCGACACCGTCAGCAAGACAGCCGTGCGAGAGCGCGACGGCTGGACGATCGGCGGCATGGCGAAAGGTGCCGGGATGCTGGCGCCGGGCCTGGCCACGATGCTGGTGGTCATCACCACCGACGCCGTACTGGATGCCGCCGACGCCGACGCGCATCTGCGCCACGCGACGCACGTGAGCTTCGACCGGCTCGACTCCGACGGATGCATGTCGACGAACGACCAGGTGACGCTGCTGGCCAGCGGGGCCAGTGGGGTGGTTCCCGATCCCGAGGCCTTCCGCGCCGCGCTGACCGCCGTGTGCATCGAGCTCGCTGAAAAGCTGCAGGGCGACGCCGAGGGAGCCAGCCACGACATCACTATCGAGGTGCGGCATGCGGCATCCGAATCCGATGCCGTCGAGGTGGGGCGCTCGGTCGCCCGCAACAACCTCTTCAAGGCGGCGATCTTCGGCAACGACCCGAACTGGGGCCGTGTGCTGGCGGCGATCGGCACGACCCAGGCCGACTTCGACCCGTACGAGGTCGACGTGTGGATGAACGGCGTGCGGGTGTGCACCGACGGGGGCCCGGACGCCCCGCGCGAAGACGTCGATCTGACCCCGCGTGCGACGCACGTCGTGATCGATCTGAAGTCGGGCGAGGCCACGGTGCGGATCCTCACGAATGACCTCACCCACGATTACGTCCACGAGAACAGCGCGTACTCCTCATGA
- the argC gene encoding N-acetyl-gamma-glutamyl-phosphate reductase — protein MTYSVAVSGASGYAGGEILRILAAHPDIEIRTVTAHANAGQPLVQHQPHLRSLAHLTLQETTPEILSGHDIVFLALPHGQSGQYTDALTDVSLVIDAGADHRLSSSADWNAFYGGDFHEPWAYGVPELPTQAGKQRANLVGATRIAAPGCNASTVSLSIAPGIAAGVIDPTDLVSVLAVGPSGAGKSLKPHLLGSEILGSANPYAVGGVHRHIPEVKQALRAAGAAEVHLSFTPVIVPMARGILATSSAPITPGASDADIRAAWEHAYGEERFVQLLPEGTYPRTADVIGANTALLGLHIDRDVNRVTIVAAVDNLVKGTAGAAVQSMNIALGLDEGRALTVNGVAP, from the coding sequence ATGACCTATTCGGTCGCCGTCTCCGGCGCCTCCGGCTATGCGGGGGGAGAGATCCTCCGCATCCTCGCCGCACATCCTGACATCGAGATCCGCACGGTCACCGCGCACGCGAACGCGGGCCAGCCGCTCGTGCAGCATCAGCCGCACCTGCGGTCACTGGCACACCTGACCTTGCAAGAGACCACGCCCGAGATCCTCTCCGGGCACGACATCGTCTTCCTCGCCCTGCCGCACGGGCAGTCGGGCCAGTACACCGACGCACTCACCGACGTGTCGCTGGTGATCGACGCCGGCGCCGACCACCGCCTGAGCTCCTCGGCCGACTGGAACGCCTTCTACGGCGGCGACTTCCATGAGCCCTGGGCCTACGGCGTGCCCGAGCTGCCCACGCAAGCCGGAAAGCAGCGTGCGAACCTCGTTGGCGCGACCCGCATCGCCGCGCCCGGATGCAACGCCTCCACGGTGAGCCTGAGTATCGCACCCGGTATCGCCGCCGGTGTCATCGACCCCACCGACCTGGTCAGCGTGCTCGCGGTCGGCCCCTCCGGCGCCGGCAAGAGCCTGAAGCCGCACTTGCTGGGCAGCGAGATCCTCGGCTCGGCGAATCCATACGCTGTCGGGGGTGTGCATCGGCATATCCCCGAGGTCAAGCAGGCGTTGCGTGCCGCGGGCGCGGCCGAGGTGCATCTCTCTTTCACCCCTGTGATCGTTCCGATGGCCCGCGGCATCCTCGCCACCAGCTCTGCGCCGATCACGCCGGGCGCCTCCGACGCCGACATCCGCGCGGCGTGGGAGCACGCGTACGGGGAGGAGCGTTTCGTGCAGTTGCTGCCCGAGGGAACCTACCCGCGCACCGCCGACGTGATCGGCGCGAACACGGCTCTTCTGGGGCTGCACATCGATCGCGACGTGAATCGTGTCACGATCGTCGCCGCCGTCGACAACCTTGTGAAGGGCACCGCCGGTGCCGCAGTGCAGTCCATGAACATCGCGTTGGGCCTCGACGAAGGCCGCGCTCTCACCGTGAACGGAGTCGCCCCGTGA
- a CDS encoding DUF4184 family protein has product MPFTPSHAIVALPFVRTPLPAAAIAIGAMTPDLPLFLRGTPIDYKWTHDPVWLPATVVLAFVLLVLWRCVLRPAASELVPAAIARRLPVAWDLGAGAAFKETLAPRARPWQAGMLLLIVALALGVLSHLAWDAFSHEGRAGVLLIPALASAWGPLPGYKWVQHGSSIVGVVVLAVWSLLWFRRTGAGTLHRVLPAWMPGVWLAALPASLLVAWGIGLGVYGPLTADFTAQHLAYRVLPPACAAWGLLTVAVAVIVQARRAAAQSKRVGDTSSDTGE; this is encoded by the coding sequence ATGCCGTTCACGCCGAGTCACGCGATAGTGGCGCTCCCGTTCGTGCGCACTCCGCTGCCGGCGGCCGCTATCGCGATCGGGGCCATGACGCCTGACCTGCCGCTGTTTCTGCGGGGAACTCCGATCGACTACAAGTGGACCCATGACCCTGTCTGGCTGCCCGCGACCGTCGTGCTCGCCTTCGTGCTTCTGGTGCTGTGGCGATGTGTGCTGCGCCCGGCCGCCAGCGAACTCGTTCCGGCGGCGATAGCACGCAGGCTGCCTGTCGCGTGGGACCTCGGTGCCGGCGCCGCATTCAAAGAGACGCTTGCGCCCCGGGCGCGGCCATGGCAGGCAGGGATGCTGCTGCTGATCGTCGCGCTCGCGCTGGGGGTACTCAGCCACCTCGCCTGGGACGCGTTCAGTCACGAGGGACGAGCAGGAGTGCTGCTCATCCCGGCGCTCGCTTCGGCATGGGGGCCGCTACCCGGGTACAAGTGGGTGCAGCACGGGTCGAGCATCGTCGGGGTCGTCGTGCTGGCGGTGTGGTCGCTGCTCTGGTTCCGGCGTACGGGCGCAGGCACGCTGCACCGTGTTCTGCCTGCATGGATGCCGGGGGTCTGGCTCGCTGCTCTTCCGGCGTCCCTGCTTGTGGCCTGGGGAATCGGGCTGGGCGTCTACGGACCGCTCACCGCCGATTTCACGGCGCAGCACCTCGCCTACCGCGTCTTGCCTCCCGCATGCGCCGCGTGGGGCCTGCTCACGGTCGCTGTCGCCGTCATCGTGCAGGCTCGACGGGCGGCAGCACAAAGCAAACGTGTGGGCGACACGTCCAGTGACACGGGGGAGTGA
- the argF gene encoding ornithine carbamoyltransferase has product MTRHLLRDDDLTTAEQAEILDLAIELKKDRWSNKALAGPQTVAVIFDKSSTRTRVSFAVGIADLGGSPLIISTANSQLGGKETPSDTARVLERQVAAIVWRTYAQAGLEEMARGTRVPVVNALSDDFHPCQLLADLLTIREHKGDLAGLTLAFFGDGKSNMAHSYVLAGVTAGMHVRVASPADYAPRADVVADADRRAAETGGSVALYTDANEAAAGADIIVTDTWVSMGKEEEKLERIRDLGGYKVTTELMALAKDDAIFIHCLPADRGYEVDAEVIDGPQSVVWDEAENRLHAQKAMLVWLLRQNGTSTEDAAA; this is encoded by the coding sequence GTGACCCGCCACCTGCTGCGCGACGACGATCTGACCACGGCCGAGCAAGCCGAGATCCTCGACCTGGCGATCGAACTGAAGAAAGACCGCTGGTCGAACAAGGCCCTCGCCGGCCCCCAGACGGTCGCGGTGATCTTCGACAAGTCCTCCACCCGCACTCGCGTGTCGTTCGCGGTCGGCATCGCCGACCTGGGCGGCTCGCCGCTGATCATCTCGACGGCCAACAGCCAGCTCGGCGGCAAAGAGACACCCTCCGACACGGCGCGCGTCCTGGAGCGCCAGGTTGCCGCCATCGTGTGGCGTACCTACGCGCAGGCCGGCCTCGAAGAAATGGCACGGGGCACGCGCGTGCCGGTGGTCAATGCGTTGTCCGACGACTTCCACCCCTGCCAGCTGTTGGCCGACCTGCTCACCATCCGCGAGCACAAGGGCGACCTTGCCGGACTGACTCTCGCCTTCTTCGGCGACGGAAAGTCGAACATGGCGCACTCCTACGTGCTGGCCGGCGTCACCGCGGGTATGCACGTGCGCGTGGCCTCGCCGGCCGATTATGCGCCGCGCGCTGACGTCGTCGCCGATGCCGACCGCCGCGCCGCCGAGACGGGTGGTTCGGTCGCCCTGTACACCGACGCGAACGAGGCCGCCGCCGGCGCCGACATCATCGTCACCGACACCTGGGTGTCGATGGGCAAAGAAGAAGAGAAGCTCGAGCGCATCCGCGATTTGGGCGGCTACAAGGTCACGACCGAGCTCATGGCTTTGGCCAAAGACGACGCCATCTTCATCCACTGCCTGCCCGCCGACCGCGGCTACGAGGTCGACGCCGAGGTCATCGACGGCCCGCAGTCGGTGGTCTGGGACGAAGCCGAGAACCGGCTGCATGCACAGAAGGCGATGCTCGTCTGGCTGCTGCGGCAGAACGGCACCTCGACGGAGGATGCCGCAGCCTGA
- a CDS encoding dienelactone hydrolase family protein, producing the protein MPETMTLHAPDGEPFAAYLARPAQQPRGGLVLIHEIWGLTDHIIDVADRFAAEGYVVIAPDILSHAGVEPALGQELFALMNSKDEGARTAGQPRMREALAASHAPEYAAWATGALTAAVDHLDEQPGVDGRIGAVGYCFGGTYAFLLAAADARVRAVVPFYGTAPDAERIQNIQAAVLAFYGGTDTALMQALPVVRQDMTASGVDFTPVVYDRAAHAFFNDTGARYDADAAADAWQRTMAFLALHL; encoded by the coding sequence ATGCCCGAGACGATGACGCTCCACGCTCCCGATGGGGAGCCCTTCGCCGCCTACCTCGCACGTCCTGCCCAGCAGCCCCGCGGCGGACTGGTGCTCATCCACGAGATCTGGGGGCTCACCGATCACATCATCGACGTGGCCGACCGGTTCGCCGCCGAGGGATACGTCGTGATAGCCCCCGACATCCTCAGTCATGCCGGCGTCGAGCCGGCACTGGGCCAGGAGCTTTTCGCACTGATGAACTCGAAGGACGAGGGGGCGCGCACGGCCGGTCAGCCGCGCATGCGCGAAGCGCTGGCAGCCAGCCATGCGCCCGAATACGCTGCCTGGGCGACCGGCGCACTGACCGCCGCCGTCGACCACCTCGACGAGCAGCCGGGCGTGGACGGACGGATCGGTGCGGTCGGCTATTGCTTCGGCGGCACCTACGCCTTCCTGCTCGCCGCGGCCGATGCACGCGTGCGCGCTGTCGTCCCGTTCTACGGCACGGCGCCCGACGCCGAACGCATCCAGAACATTCAGGCCGCCGTCCTCGCCTTCTACGGCGGCACCGACACGGCCCTCATGCAGGCGCTGCCTGTCGTCCGCCAGGACATGACGGCCTCCGGTGTCGATTTCACCCCGGTGGTCTACGACCGCGCGGCGCACGCGTTCTTCAACGACACCGGGGCGCGTTACGACGCCGACGCTGCCGCCGATGCGTGGCAGCGGACGATGGCGTTCCTCGCGCTTCATCTGTGA
- the tyrS gene encoding tyrosine--tRNA ligase, with product MRVSTPAPRALAPANDPTFDNVWDELVWRGLVHVSTDAEALRAALGGDPITYYCGFDPTAPSLHLGNLVQLLVLRRLQLAGHKPLGLVGGSTGLIGDPRPTAERTLNTKETVAEWVGRLRAQVERYLSFEGENAAQLVNNLDWTAPLSAIDFLREIGKHYRVGTMLKKDAVSARLNSEAGISYTEFSYQILQGLDYLELYRQYGCILQTGGSDQWGNLTSGVDLIHRVEGVAVHAIGTPLITNGDGTKFGKSEGNAIWLDADMCSPYRMYQFWLNTLDADVIDRLKVFTFLSRAEIDEYARLVETEPFRRAAQKRLATEVVTTVHGLDAATAVAAASEALFGTGDLTSLDPDTLRSALHELPHTDGTASTTVVQALVETGLVASLGEARRAITQGGVSVDGVRVEDEGALVTGALPGGVSVLRRGKKTLAGVFVTA from the coding sequence ATGCGCGTGTCAACACCCGCTCCCCGCGCCCTCGCGCCGGCCAACGACCCGACGTTCGACAACGTCTGGGACGAACTCGTCTGGCGCGGCCTGGTGCATGTCTCCACGGATGCCGAGGCGCTGCGCGCCGCGTTGGGCGGAGACCCGATCACGTATTACTGCGGCTTCGATCCGACAGCGCCCAGCCTGCACCTGGGCAACCTGGTGCAGTTGCTGGTGCTGCGACGCTTGCAACTGGCCGGTCACAAGCCGCTGGGCCTGGTGGGGGGCTCCACCGGCCTCATCGGCGATCCGCGGCCGACCGCCGAGCGCACGCTGAACACGAAAGAGACGGTCGCGGAGTGGGTGGGCAGACTGCGCGCCCAGGTCGAGCGGTACCTGAGCTTCGAGGGCGAGAACGCCGCGCAGCTGGTGAACAACCTCGATTGGACCGCCCCGCTGTCGGCCATCGATTTCCTGCGCGAGATCGGCAAGCACTACCGCGTCGGCACGATGCTGAAGAAAGACGCCGTCAGTGCACGGCTGAACTCCGAGGCCGGCATCAGCTACACCGAGTTCAGCTACCAGATCCTGCAGGGGCTCGACTACCTCGAGCTCTACCGGCAGTACGGCTGCATCTTGCAGACCGGCGGGTCTGACCAATGGGGAAACCTCACCAGCGGCGTCGATCTCATCCATCGTGTCGAAGGGGTGGCCGTCCATGCGATCGGCACTCCGCTGATCACGAACGGAGACGGCACCAAGTTCGGCAAGAGCGAGGGCAATGCCATCTGGCTGGATGCCGACATGTGCAGCCCGTACCGGATGTACCAGTTCTGGCTCAACACGCTCGACGCCGACGTCATCGACCGGCTCAAGGTCTTCACCTTCCTCAGCCGCGCCGAGATCGACGAGTACGCGCGCCTGGTCGAGACCGAGCCGTTCCGCCGTGCCGCACAGAAGCGTCTGGCCACCGAGGTCGTCACGACGGTGCACGGGCTGGATGCCGCAACCGCTGTGGCCGCGGCATCCGAAGCCCTCTTCGGCACCGGCGATCTGACTTCCCTTGACCCTGACACCCTGCGCAGTGCGCTGCACGAGCTGCCGCACACCGACGGCACTGCCTCCACGACGGTGGTCCAGGCGCTCGTCGAGACCGGACTGGTCGCGAGCCTCGGAGAGGCACGACGGGCGATAACACAGGGCGGAGTCTCGGTCGACGGCGTGCGCGTCGAAGATGAGGGCGCTCTGGTCACCGGCGCGCTCCCCGGTGGGGTGTCGGTGCTCAGGCGCGGGAAGAAGACTCTGGCCGGAGTGTTCGTCACCGCCTGA